The Pseudomonas sp. FP2309 genome has a window encoding:
- a CDS encoding pitrilysin family protein, which translates to MSDRKNSRLILPGLIAVTLIAASAVYFLRPSESVASQALDKAQSTNKLQSLAELDGKAPTNRKLDVQTWTTAEGAKVLFVEAHELPMFDVRILFAAGSSQDGDVPGLALMTNAMLNEGVPGKDVSQIASGFEGLGADFGNGAYRDMALVSLRSLSASDKRDAALNLFDEVIGKPTFPADSLARIKNQILAGFEYQKQNPGKLASLELFKRLYGDHPYAHPSEGTPQSVPKITLAQLQAFHAKAYAAGNAVIAVVGDLTRAEAEAMTAKVSASLPKGPALPRIAQPTEPKAGLSHIEFPSKQTHLLFAQLGIDRADPDYAALSLGNQILGGGGFGTRLMSEVREKRGLTYGVYSGFSPMQVRGPFMINLQTRAEMSGGTLRLVEDVLAEYLKNGPTQKELDDAKRELAGSFPLSTASNADIVGQLGAMGFYNLPLSYLEDFMKQSQALTVEQVKAALNKHLSADKMVIVTAGPTIAQKPLPPPTDKPAEQPLGVPEH; encoded by the coding sequence ATGAGTGATCGCAAAAACAGCCGCCTGATCCTGCCCGGCCTGATCGCCGTCACCTTGATCGCGGCCAGTGCCGTGTATTTCCTGCGCCCCAGCGAATCCGTGGCCAGCCAGGCGCTGGACAAGGCTCAGTCCACCAACAAATTGCAATCGCTGGCGGAGCTGGATGGCAAGGCGCCGACCAACCGCAAGCTCGACGTGCAAACCTGGACCACCGCCGAAGGTGCCAAGGTGCTGTTCGTGGAAGCCCATGAACTGCCGATGTTCGACGTGCGCATCCTGTTTGCCGCCGGCAGCAGCCAGGACGGCGACGTGCCCGGCCTGGCACTCATGACCAACGCCATGCTCAACGAAGGCGTGCCGGGCAAGGATGTCAGCCAGATCGCCAGTGGTTTTGAAGGCCTGGGTGCCGACTTCGGCAACGGCGCTTACCGCGATATGGCGCTGGTGTCCCTGCGCAGCTTGAGCGCCAGCGACAAACGCGACGCCGCCCTGAACCTGTTTGACGAGGTGATCGGCAAGCCGACCTTCCCGGCCGATTCCCTGGCGCGCATCAAGAACCAGATCCTCGCCGGCTTCGAATACCAGAAGCAGAACCCCGGCAAACTGGCCAGCCTGGAGCTGTTCAAGCGCCTGTATGGCGACCACCCTTACGCACACCCTAGCGAAGGCACCCCGCAAAGCGTGCCGAAGATCACGCTGGCGCAGTTGCAGGCCTTCCATGCCAAGGCTTATGCCGCCGGCAACGCGGTGATTGCGGTGGTGGGCGACCTCACCCGCGCCGAAGCTGAAGCCATGACCGCCAAGGTATCTGCGTCGCTGCCCAAAGGCCCGGCCCTGCCCAGGATTGCCCAGCCGACGGAGCCAAAGGCCGGCCTGAGCCATATCGAGTTCCCATCCAAGCAAACCCACCTGTTGTTCGCGCAACTGGGCATCGACCGCGCCGATCCGGACTACGCCGCGCTGTCCCTGGGCAATCAGATCCTCGGCGGCGGCGGCTTCGGCACCCGTTTGATGAGCGAAGTGCGCGAAAAGCGCGGCCTGACCTACGGCGTCTACTCCGGCTTCTCGCCGATGCAGGTGCGTGGCCCGTTCATGATCAACCTGCAGACTCGCGCCGAAATGAGCGGCGGCACCCTGCGCCTGGTCGAGGACGTGCTGGCCGAATACCTCAAGAACGGCCCGACGCAGAAAGAACTGGATGACGCCAAGCGCGAGCTGGCCGGCAGCTTCCCGCTGTCCACCGCGAGCAATGCCGATATCGTCGGCCAACTCGGCGCCATGGGTTTCTACAACTTGCCGCTGAGCTATCTGGAAGATTTCATGAAACAATCCCAGGCCCTGACCGTAGAGCAGGTCAAGGCTGCCTTGAACAAACACTTGAGCGCCGACAAGATGGTCATCGTGACCGCCGGCCCAACGATTGCGCAAAAGCCACTACCGCCCCCCACTGATAAACCCGCCGAGCAGCCGCTCGGGGTTCCGGAGCATTAA
- a CDS encoding pitrilysin family protein, with protein MNALARRAAGLLFSTVCLPLSALAADPQPTHEFTLDNGLKVVVREDHRAPVVVSQVWYKVGSSYETPGQTGLSHALEHMMFKGSAKVGPGEASLILRDLGAEENAFTSDDYTAYYQVLARDRLGVAFELEADRMASLRLPADEFSREIEVIKEERRLRTDDNPMSKAYERFKAMAFPASGYHTPTIGWMADLDRMKVEELRHWYQSWYVPNNATLVVVGDVTPDEVKTLAQRYFGPIPKRDVPPAKIPMELAEPGERLLTMHVQTQLPSVILGFNVPGLATAEDKRSVQALRLISALLDGGYSARISEQLERGEELVSAASTQYDAYTRGDTLFMLTATPNQQKKKTIAQAEAGLWRLLEELKAKPPTAEELERIRAQVIAGLVYQRDSITSQATSIGSLETVGLSWKLMDSELADLQSVTPEDIQKAARTYFTRERLSVAHVLPEETAHE; from the coding sequence ATGAATGCTCTAGCCCGCCGCGCCGCAGGCCTGCTGTTCAGCACAGTTTGTCTGCCTCTTTCAGCTTTGGCTGCCGACCCACAACCCACCCACGAATTCACCCTCGACAACGGCCTCAAGGTCGTCGTACGCGAAGATCATCGCGCCCCGGTGGTGGTTTCCCAGGTTTGGTACAAGGTGGGCTCGAGCTACGAGACCCCGGGCCAGACCGGTTTGTCCCACGCCCTGGAGCACATGATGTTCAAGGGCAGCGCCAAAGTCGGCCCCGGCGAAGCCTCGCTGATCCTGCGCGACCTGGGCGCTGAAGAAAATGCATTCACCAGTGATGACTACACCGCGTATTACCAGGTGCTGGCCCGTGACCGCCTGGGCGTGGCCTTTGAGCTCGAGGCCGACCGCATGGCCAGCCTGCGCCTGCCGGCCGACGAGTTCAGCCGCGAGATCGAGGTTATTAAAGAAGAGCGCCGCCTGCGCACCGACGACAACCCAATGTCCAAGGCGTATGAGCGCTTCAAGGCCATGGCGTTCCCGGCCAGCGGCTACCACACGCCGACCATCGGCTGGATGGCCGACCTGGACCGCATGAAAGTCGAAGAACTGCGCCACTGGTACCAATCCTGGTATGTGCCGAACAACGCCACCCTGGTAGTGGTCGGCGACGTTACCCCGGATGAAGTGAAAACCCTGGCCCAGCGCTACTTCGGCCCGATCCCCAAGCGTGACGTGCCACCGGCCAAGATCCCGATGGAACTGGCCGAACCCGGCGAGCGCCTGCTGACCATGCACGTGCAGACCCAATTGCCGAGCGTGATCCTGGGCTTCAACGTCCCTGGCCTGGCCACTGCCGAAGACAAACGTTCGGTCCAGGCCCTGCGCCTGATCTCGGCCCTGCTGGACGGCGGCTACAGCGCGCGCATCTCCGAGCAGTTGGAGCGCGGCGAGGAACTGGTCTCGGCCGCCTCTACCCAATACGACGCCTACACCCGTGGCGACACCCTGTTCATGCTGACGGCGACGCCCAATCAGCAGAAGAAAAAGACCATCGCCCAGGCGGAAGCAGGCCTGTGGCGCCTGCTCGAAGAGCTCAAAGCCAAACCGCCCACCGCTGAGGAACTGGAACGTATCCGCGCCCAGGTCATTGCCGGCCTGGTGTACCAGCGCGACTCGATCACCAGCCAGGCCACGTCCATTGGCTCCCTGGAAACCGTCGGTCTGTCCTGGAAGCTGATGGACAGCGAATTGGCGGACCTGCAAAGCGTGACCCCGGAAGATATCCAAAAGGCCGCACGCACCTATTTCACCCGCGAACGTCTGAGCGTCGCCCATGTTTTGCCCGAGGAGACCGCTCATGAGTGA
- a CDS encoding hydrolase produces MNPSSERFKPAFGLGNPHLQTLWGPLWRPTTHIERQRERLWLDDGDFLDLDWHGPHDAQAPLVLVLHGLTGSSNSPYVAGLQKVLAAQGWASVALNWRGCSGEPNLLARSYHSGASEDLAATIAHLRARRPLAPLYAVGYSLGGNVLLKHLGETGEASGLQGAAAVSVPFRLDQCADRIGLGFSRVYQKHFMREMLAYIRAKQRQFVQDGQADGLKTLEALGSLEKMRTFWDFDGRVTAPLHGFLSAEDYYRRASSRYYLGAIRTPTLIIQAADDPFVFAHSLPEASELSACTEFELLAKGGHVGFVDGSLRRPGYYLERRIPAWLLSRR; encoded by the coding sequence ATGAACCCTTCTTCTGAACGATTCAAACCCGCCTTCGGCCTTGGCAACCCGCACCTGCAAACACTGTGGGGACCGCTGTGGCGCCCAACGACCCATATCGAGCGCCAGCGCGAACGGCTGTGGCTGGACGATGGCGATTTTCTCGACCTCGACTGGCATGGCCCCCATGACGCACAGGCGCCCTTGGTGCTGGTGCTGCATGGCCTGACCGGCTCGTCCAATTCGCCCTATGTGGCTGGCCTGCAAAAAGTCCTGGCGGCGCAGGGCTGGGCCAGTGTGGCCTTGAACTGGCGTGGCTGTTCCGGCGAGCCGAACCTGTTGGCCCGCAGTTACCACTCGGGCGCCAGCGAAGATTTGGCGGCAACGATTGCCCATCTGCGAGCCAGGCGACCGTTGGCGCCGTTGTATGCGGTGGGTTATTCCCTGGGCGGTAACGTGCTGCTCAAGCACCTGGGTGAAACCGGCGAAGCCTCCGGCCTGCAGGGCGCCGCGGCGGTATCGGTGCCGTTCCGCCTGGACCAGTGCGCCGATCGCATCGGGCTGGGGTTTTCGCGGGTGTATCAGAAACACTTCATGCGCGAGATGCTGGCGTATATCCGCGCCAAGCAACGTCAGTTCGTGCAGGATGGCCAAGCGGACGGGCTGAAAACTCTGGAGGCCCTGGGGTCATTGGAGAAGATGCGCACATTCTGGGATTTCGACGGCCGGGTCACGGCGCCGCTGCACGGATTCCTGAGTGCCGAGGACTACTATCGCCGCGCGTCGAGCCGCTATTACCTCGGTGCGATCCGCACGCCGACCTTGATCATCCAGGCCGCCGACGACCCGTTCGTGTTCGCCCACAGCCTGCCGGAAGCCAGCGAACTGTCGGCCTGTACCGAATTCGAGCTGCTGGC
- the rsmD gene encoding 16S rRNA (guanine(966)-N(2))-methyltransferase RsmD, which yields MASSSRPKKPVHNVHNGVGQLRIIGGEWGSRKLSFPDVVGLRPTPDRVRETLFNWLAPYIAGAKVLDPFAGSGALFLEALSRGAAQAQALDASNVAVSSLKEHLGTLRCTNGQVQTADALRYLETQAASEYDVVFLDPPFNQNLLPTVCALLEERQWLAPDAWIYTESETAPSTLGLPGAWRLHREQKSGRVYYALWHRLVERAELPQ from the coding sequence ATGGCCAGTTCATCTCGCCCGAAAAAACCTGTCCACAACGTCCACAACGGTGTGGGCCAACTGCGCATCATTGGTGGTGAATGGGGCAGCCGCAAGCTGAGCTTCCCTGACGTCGTGGGCCTGCGCCCAACGCCGGACCGCGTGCGCGAAACCCTGTTCAACTGGCTCGCACCGTATATCGCGGGCGCCAAGGTACTGGACCCGTTCGCCGGCAGTGGCGCGCTGTTCCTGGAGGCGCTGTCCCGTGGCGCGGCCCAGGCGCAGGCACTGGACGCCAGTAACGTAGCGGTCTCAAGCCTCAAGGAGCACCTGGGCACCCTGCGCTGCACCAATGGCCAGGTGCAAACCGCCGACGCGCTGCGCTATCTGGAAACCCAGGCGGCCAGTGAATACGACGTGGTGTTCCTCGACCCGCCGTTCAACCAGAACCTGCTGCCGACCGTCTGCGCCCTGCTGGAAGAGCGCCAATGGCTGGCGCCGGACGCGTGGATCTACACTGAAAGCGAGACCGCACCGTCCACCCTCGGGTTGCCGGGCGCATGGCGCCTGCACCGCGAGCAGAAGTCCGGACGGGTGTATTACGCGTTGTGGCATCGATTGGTTGAGCGCGCCGAATTGCCTCAGTGA